In Silene latifolia isolate original U9 population chromosome 6, ASM4854445v1, whole genome shotgun sequence, the genomic window aaaagagtcgaatcataaagataactagttaacaaccagtaagagatattagaattaaggaggtattcaagacaaggaaataacgagtaaacttttatacttaagaatcaaatccaaccaaggtatgaacgaaagggaggaaaacgattaatggtacgaaagaggattttaaagcttaatccatacgcttcctaaaacttaaggttctctctaacaaggtcacgcctattagggcattgtaccttcatgacaaaatgaccaaatcccaaacaagggtcaaggtaaaataaacgctcgcttaagggggtgataaatcggttagatacttcttccacctatcttatcacatattaggatttccctaaagcaaatataccactcaagtataaaagcatctctttatctcaagcactcgacacaaccttattgttttaaaaaaccaaagaatgaattgacaaagacttctcaacaaagttctcaaggaacaactaacatcaaatcacatcaccaatctatacgggattgtgaACATCGAAAAaagggttttcttccaaattcatattctaaacttatctcatgtttactcctaaggtgacgacgctcaacctactaggctttcaaatcccaaacataaacaacaaagccaagtcctataactttaatcacataggcaactcattcctaacacaaataatccaccaatcaattatactcactttgtcaaggaactaggtataagaattactaagtatgtctcatcaccttacctaagtctttccaacatcaaatcctctcaaaaccaggaaagggtcaaacacaaacaatctcctcaagagTCAAGTTTTCcgaccaaggtcaacattcctcaaaagaatgagttctatcaaatggcgttaaggaaggataagcaaggaacaaagaacaagttaggagtacaagagtagcttttaaagtaaagcagaagggagtttagaaggaggataagcaccaagagattaagaataaggcgagatacaaaaagaacgagaaacatcttcaaggaagtagaagcattcttcaaaggttgaacaaatcttcaatcctcagcaataggcaccaaatcttgatcttcgtatagataagctcacggtcattgatccaagaacgcaacaattattaaatgacaatcaacaaacaggttagtacctaacaaagagcaaacacaaagatactacaacataaggtcctaagtctacccatcttacccatctctcaagtttattattttaaggtcaagttatttatattggggtgcacaaacgtgcgtcgggagcaaatatgctctgataccaactgtgacaccctcatttatcgcgaaaaagtaaacacgtaattctagaataaaacagcatggatatgtttttttttttttttttggtgaaaggttagAAATTCTCATTAAGATCATAAACAAGCTATTACAAACTATCCATTTTGGTGGATACAATTCAAAGACTGAGTAAAAGGCAGCTAGAAAAGTACTGTTTTAAACCAAGCCCTATCACTACTCCTTTTAATACAAACTTGCCACACTAAAAATCGACATTTAAGCAAGCACTGAATCTGTTGAACTACATTTTCAGGTTGCTGAACAACCCCTTCAAGTCTAGCCTTATTCCTCTGATGCCAAATAGAATAGTACAAGGCTTGAATCCAAACAAGAGTAACCATTTTCTTAATTCTTGCCCAAGGTTTAGTCTTCAACCAGACAAAGAGATTAGTAACAGGCAGGCCAATATGCAGTTTCTGACTGATTAAGGCAACCATTTTTCTGGTATAACAGCACTGAATGAACAGATGCTGATGAGTTTCAGATGCTATGCCACAGAGAAAACATCGATCATCAGGAATAATTCCAAGGAGAAGAAGCTTATCTTTCAGCTGCAAAGCTTCACGAGCAAGAAGCCAACTGATAAAGGAATGCTTTGCTATACACCAGGAATTCCAGACCATTTTATCCCAAGTCACAGTAGGAGATTTAGGTCTGATCCACTGGTAACCACTACTAACTGTGTAACCAGAAGGTCTTGGCAACCACAGACCAGTAGGGGAAAAACCAGCTGAGAATTTGTCTTTTACTTTACAAATTGTTTTCCAGGCCCAAGAAACATCAGTTTTAGGTTGATACAGAGACCAGGGAATGTCTTTCATATAGATGTGGTGTACCCACTGTACCCAAAAACTATCCTGATTAGTATAAATCCACCAGGAGAGTTTACAAATTGAAGCAAGATTCCAGGCAATGCTATGCCTAATACCAAGTCCACCTTCTTCTTTTGGTACACACACTTTTTCCCAACTAACAAGCGGGGATCTAACATACTCAGTTGAGCCATCCCAAAGATAATTTCTGCAAAGAGCATCAATTCTCCTTAACACTCCCTTTGGCAGGATGAAAATAGAAGTCCAGTAGGTATAGAGAGTGGTAAGCACAGAGTTCACCAAGGTTAATCTACCAGCATAAGATAATTTTTTGGCAGCATAACCATGAATACGTTCAGTAATCTTCTCAATAAGACAAGTGCAGTTCTTAACAGTAAGCCTCCCAGCAGAAATAGGCACCCCCAAATACTTAAATGGCAAGGCCCCTTCAGAGAAACCAGAGATCTGCAAAATATCAGATTTGACCCTAGAAGCAACTCCATTAAAATATATGTTAGACTTCAGAGAGTTCATCTGAAGACCAGTGGCTACAGAGAATGTTGCAAAAGTTCTCAGAAGAATCATAATAGAAGTAGTATCCCCCTTAGAGAAAAGAAGTAGGTcatctgatacgtgcattttatatagtctttttaggcctttttatgcacgtatttctatgttattatcgtagtttattgctacgaaatgccccgaatatgctactttggtttgttctgtcttatttgcaggaatgaaccagaaagtaatgaaatcaagccttttaccgtccgtttagcatgcatttgaaggaagagtgaatttggagcaagaatgtagctattttgggatgcgcaaagaagaaagatagctaggcgagcaagggaagaacttcaaatttctagtgcctactttggagagccatatatcgagttctaaaggtgatattcaggtgattccaattggagattaAAGTttgttctcttagctttccaacgccaccggaatcgccctgtttgaccaagtaacgaagaaatggcagccgtttgaaattcagtgcgcaaagcaggaaaagtactcgatcgagtagataaatcgctcgatcgagtactagctacagcgagaaggttattgtcgagtataattagatttatcttatgcttatcttatatttggttaataataatgatactacttagtataaataagagtagtttagacctaatagaaaa contains:
- the LOC141588312 gene encoding uncharacterized protein LOC141588312, with protein sequence MHVSDDLLLFSKGDTTSIMILLRTFATFSVATGLQMNSLKSNIYFNGVASRVKSDILQISGFSEGALPFKYLGVPISAGRLTVKNCTCLIEKITERIHGYAAKKLSYAGRLTLVNSVLTTLYTYWTSIFILPKGVLRRIDALCRNYLWDGSTEYVRSPLVSWEKVCVPKEEGGLGIRHSIAWNLASICKLSWWIYTNQDSFWVQWVHHIYMKDIPWSLYQPKTDVSWAWKTICKVKDKFSAGFSPTGLWLPRPSGYTVSSGYQWIRPKSPTVTWDKMVWNSWCIAKHSFISWLLAREALQLKDKLLLLGIIPDDRCFLCGIASETHQHLFIQCCYTRKMVALISQKLHIGLPVTNLFVWLKTKPWARIKKMVTLVWIQALYYSIWHQRNKARLEGVVQQPENVVQQIQCLLKCRFLVWQVCIKRSSDRAWFKTVLF